The following coding sequences lie in one Streptomyces sp. NBC_00510 genomic window:
- a CDS encoding GAF domain-containing protein: MSQVPIDARSLSVQSVQEPRRSARLLGDMRDAALGGGSGGTVPRPVIQDSWRRALDLGVDPDNGSHAGMLTADEIEVRRRRTPLNDVMSALRDGLVSVADEARHIMVVTDPEGRVLWRDGSLAVRRSADRLGFAEGASWSEEAVGTNAIGTALVTGRPVQVHSSEHFVRVHHQWTCAAAPLIDPRDGRLLGAVDVSGPAAGMHPAMLSLVTAVTKVAEAELRSLHWAAVDRLRSVSAPLLARMPGRAAVVDPNGWTAAVTGMPPVERITLPAAPSAGRTWVPALGTCTLEPLPGGWLVRVATPEEEVPGAGHVVLDLGRPRTWTVNVSGAAGGWSQELSPRHAELLFVLALHRDGRTAAELAGDLFGDPSRTVTVRAEMSRLRRTLAGVLDHRPYRFADGVEVEVVRPAHPADLLPHSTAPAVRGARFGE; the protein is encoded by the coding sequence ATGAGCCAGGTTCCGATCGACGCACGGTCGTTGTCGGTCCAGTCCGTCCAGGAACCGCGCCGTTCCGCACGGCTGCTGGGCGACATGCGGGACGCCGCACTCGGCGGCGGATCGGGTGGCACGGTGCCCAGACCGGTGATCCAGGACTCCTGGCGGCGCGCCCTGGACCTCGGTGTCGACCCGGACAACGGCAGCCACGCCGGCATGCTGACCGCCGACGAGATCGAGGTGCGCAGGCGCCGCACCCCGCTGAACGACGTGATGTCCGCGCTGCGCGACGGCCTGGTCTCGGTCGCCGACGAGGCCCGGCACATCATGGTGGTCACCGACCCCGAGGGCCGGGTGCTGTGGCGGGACGGCAGCCTGGCCGTCCGCAGGAGCGCGGACCGGCTCGGCTTCGCCGAGGGCGCCTCGTGGTCGGAGGAGGCCGTCGGCACCAACGCGATCGGCACCGCCCTGGTCACCGGGCGGCCGGTGCAGGTGCACTCCTCGGAGCACTTCGTCCGGGTGCACCACCAGTGGACCTGTGCCGCGGCCCCGCTCATCGACCCGCGGGACGGCCGGCTGCTGGGCGCGGTGGACGTCAGCGGGCCCGCGGCCGGGATGCACCCCGCGATGCTGTCCCTGGTGACCGCGGTGACCAAGGTCGCCGAGGCCGAACTGCGCAGCCTGCACTGGGCGGCCGTGGACCGGCTGCGCTCGGTCTCCGCCCCGCTGCTCGCCCGGATGCCGGGCCGGGCGGCGGTCGTCGACCCCAACGGCTGGACGGCGGCGGTGACCGGGATGCCGCCGGTGGAGCGGATCACGCTGCCCGCCGCGCCGAGCGCCGGACGTACGTGGGTGCCCGCGCTGGGCACCTGCACCCTGGAGCCGCTGCCGGGCGGCTGGCTGGTGCGGGTCGCCACGCCGGAGGAGGAGGTGCCCGGGGCCGGGCACGTGGTGCTGGACCTCGGCCGTCCCCGCACGTGGACGGTGAACGTCTCCGGTGCGGCCGGCGGCTGGTCGCAGGAGCTCAGCCCGCGCCACGCCGAACTGCTCTTCGTGCTGGCCCTGCACCGGGACGGCCGCACCGCCGCGGAACTGGCCGGCGACCTGTTCGGCGACCCCTCCCGCACGGTGACGGTGCGCGCCGAGATGTCCCGCCTGCGCCGCACCCTGGCCGGGGTGCTCGACCACCGCCCCTACCGCTTCGCGGACGGCGTCGAGGTCGAGGTGGTCCGCCCCGCCCACCCCGCTGACCTGCTGCCGCACTCGACGGCGCCGGCGGTGCGCGGAGCGCGCTTCGGGGAGTGA
- a CDS encoding GNAT family N-acetyltransferase, which yields MSTSVTVTTWSLEQTSHADLRPSLEPDPATSGIRIARAEVPSPEFSRFLYTSVGADCAWTDRLPWSYEQWRAFLERPGVETWVAYDRDTPAGYIELDPQDDGQVEIAYFGLLPAFRGRRIGGHLLSVGIARAWDLAERRPDRTPTKRVWVHTCSLDGPHALANYENRGFRIFRTETGEEEERPVTGPWPGAR from the coding sequence ATGAGCACTAGCGTCACGGTGACCACGTGGTCACTGGAGCAGACCTCCCACGCCGATCTGCGGCCCTCCCTGGAGCCGGACCCCGCGACGTCGGGCATCCGCATCGCGCGGGCCGAGGTGCCGTCCCCGGAGTTCAGCCGCTTCCTCTACACGTCGGTGGGCGCGGACTGCGCCTGGACGGACCGCCTGCCGTGGTCCTACGAGCAGTGGCGGGCCTTCCTGGAGCGCCCGGGCGTGGAGACCTGGGTGGCGTACGACCGGGACACCCCGGCCGGCTACATCGAACTGGACCCGCAGGACGACGGCCAGGTCGAGATCGCGTACTTCGGGCTGCTGCCCGCCTTCCGGGGGCGGCGGATCGGCGGGCACCTGCTGTCCGTCGGCATCGCCCGCGCCTGGGACCTGGCGGAGCGCCGGCCGGACCGCACCCCGACGAAGCGGGTGTGGGTGCACACCTGCAGCCTGGACGGGCCGCACGCGCTGGCCAACTACGAGAACCGCGGCTTCCGCATCTTCCGCACCGAGACGGGGGAAGAGGAGGAGAGGCCCGTCACCGGGCCCTGGCCCGGAGCCCGGTAG
- a CDS encoding PfkB family carbohydrate kinase, whose amino-acid sequence MDVVGVGALNLDLITGASALNGGPVLARLGAHMRLRPPPESGGERMVDEPAVRAGLEWLRAEGVPLTPEPGGSAFNTLHALGRLGRGLRLGYVGVAGRDPLGAAGPLAVLDGLGIDRRLVARDPDRLCGICLSVHDGGERTLLTHTGANTRIAAHVRERFEEIAGYLAAARAVHVTSFLDPDGGAVLHRLLVEVRRRSPGTLISFDPGHVWSAEPTADVLAMAAMSDYLLVNGREFERLGRVRTRAEGAAVVKYPDRVEVHRPGTVERYAHRPLPDREVEDATGAGDVFAAGLLAALVADRAPLGAGVRLGSALAGHKLRHVGTRGHGGFRAIAADFLRPASPVR is encoded by the coding sequence ATGGACGTCGTCGGGGTCGGGGCGCTCAACCTGGACCTCATCACGGGCGCGTCCGCCCTGAACGGCGGCCCGGTGCTGGCCCGGCTCGGCGCGCACATGCGGCTGCGCCCGCCGCCGGAGAGCGGCGGCGAACGCATGGTCGACGAGCCCGCCGTCCGCGCCGGCCTGGAGTGGCTGCGGGCCGAGGGGGTGCCGCTCACGCCGGAACCGGGCGGCTCGGCCTTCAACACCCTCCATGCGCTGGGCCGTCTGGGCCGCGGGCTGCGGCTCGGGTACGTGGGCGTGGCGGGCCGCGACCCGCTGGGCGCGGCCGGCCCCCTCGCCGTCCTGGACGGTCTCGGCATCGACCGGCGGCTGGTGGCCCGGGACCCGGACCGGCTGTGCGGGATCTGCCTGTCCGTGCACGACGGCGGGGAGCGCACGCTGCTGACCCACACCGGGGCGAACACGCGGATCGCCGCCCATGTGCGGGAGCGGTTCGAGGAGATCGCCGGCTACCTGGCGGCGGCGCGGGCGGTGCACGTCACCTCGTTCCTGGATCCGGACGGCGGCGCGGTGCTGCACCGGCTGCTGGTGGAGGTGCGGCGGCGTTCGCCGGGGACGCTGATCAGCTTCGACCCGGGGCACGTCTGGTCGGCGGAGCCGACCGCCGATGTGCTGGCCATGGCGGCGATGAGCGACTACCTGCTGGTCAACGGGCGGGAGTTCGAGCGGCTGGGCCGGGTGCGGACCCGGGCGGAGGGCGCGGCCGTGGTGAAGTACCCGGACCGGGTGGAGGTGCACCGGCCCGGCACCGTGGAGCGCTACGCGCACCGGCCGCTCCCCGACCGCGAGGTGGAGGACGCGACGGGGGCGGGCGACGTCTTCGCGGCGGGGCTGCTGGCGGCGCTGGTCGCGGACCGCGCCCCGCTCGGTGCGGGGGTGCGGCTGGGTTCGGCGCTGGCGGGCCACAAGCTGCGTCATGTGGGGACCCGCGGGCACGGTGGGTTCCGGGCCATCGCGGCCGATTTCCTGCGCCCGGCGAGTCCTGTCAGGTGA
- a CDS encoding nitrite/sulfite reductase, giving the protein MASTPDQPNAAAPRRKVSRHRGEGQWAVGHMTPLNANEQFKRDDDGLNVRTRIETIYRYRGFDAIDGADLRGRMRWWGLYTQRKPGIDGGKTAILEPEELDDKYFMLRVRIDGGRLTTEQLRVIGEVSQEFARGTADITDRQNIQLHWIRIEDVAEIWQRLEAVGLSTTEACGDTPRVILGSPVAGIAEDEILDGTWAVDEAHRRIVGNKEFSNLPRKFKSAISGSPLLDVAHEINDVAFVGVRHPEHGPGFDVWVGGGLSTNPKIGVRLGAWVPLEEVPDVFEGVISIFRDYGYRRLRTRARLKFLVADWGAEKFRQVLEDEYLGRELADGPAPDQPVQQWRDHVGVHRQKDGRYYVGFAPRVGRVDGTTLSKIAELAEAHGSGRLRTTVEQKMIVLDVEQDRVDSLVSGLEALDLQVRPSPFRRGTMACTGIEFCKLAIVETKARGSSLIDELERRLPEFEEPITININGCPNACARIQVADIGLKGQLVLDDEGNQVEGYQVHLGGALGLEAGFGRKVRGLKVTADELPDYVERVLKRFQAERTDGERFAQWVTRASEEALS; this is encoded by the coding sequence ATGGCTTCCACCCCTGACCAGCCGAACGCCGCCGCGCCGCGCCGCAAGGTGAGCCGCCACCGCGGCGAGGGCCAGTGGGCGGTCGGCCACATGACGCCGCTCAACGCCAACGAGCAGTTCAAGCGGGACGACGACGGTCTCAACGTGCGGACACGCATTGAGACGATCTACCGGTACCGCGGCTTCGACGCGATCGACGGCGCGGACCTGCGCGGCCGCATGCGCTGGTGGGGTCTGTACACCCAGCGCAAGCCCGGGATCGACGGCGGCAAGACCGCGATCCTGGAGCCGGAGGAGCTGGACGACAAGTACTTCATGCTCCGGGTCCGCATCGACGGCGGCCGGCTCACCACCGAGCAGCTGCGCGTCATCGGCGAGGTCTCCCAGGAGTTCGCCCGCGGCACCGCCGACATCACCGACCGGCAGAACATCCAGCTGCACTGGATCCGCATCGAGGACGTCGCCGAGATCTGGCAGCGCCTGGAGGCCGTGGGCCTGTCCACCACCGAGGCGTGCGGCGACACCCCGCGGGTCATCCTCGGCTCCCCCGTCGCCGGGATCGCCGAGGACGAGATCCTCGACGGCACCTGGGCCGTGGACGAGGCCCACCGCCGCATCGTCGGCAACAAGGAGTTCTCCAACCTCCCCCGCAAGTTCAAGTCGGCGATCTCCGGCTCCCCGCTGCTGGACGTGGCCCACGAGATCAACGACGTCGCCTTCGTCGGCGTCCGCCACCCCGAGCACGGGCCGGGCTTCGACGTGTGGGTCGGCGGCGGTCTGTCCACCAACCCCAAGATCGGCGTCCGGCTGGGCGCGTGGGTGCCGCTGGAGGAGGTCCCGGACGTCTTCGAGGGCGTCATCTCGATCTTCCGCGACTACGGCTACCGGCGGCTGCGGACCCGCGCCCGGCTGAAGTTCCTGGTCGCCGACTGGGGCGCGGAGAAGTTCCGCCAGGTGCTGGAGGACGAGTACCTGGGGCGCGAGCTGGCCGACGGCCCCGCCCCCGACCAGCCGGTCCAGCAGTGGCGGGACCACGTGGGCGTGCACCGCCAGAAGGACGGCCGCTACTACGTCGGCTTCGCGCCGCGCGTCGGCCGGGTGGACGGCACCACGCTCAGCAAGATCGCCGAGCTGGCGGAGGCGCACGGCTCCGGCCGGCTGCGGACCACCGTCGAGCAGAAGATGATCGTGCTGGACGTCGAGCAGGACCGGGTCGACTCCCTCGTCTCGGGTCTGGAGGCGCTGGACCTGCAGGTGAGGCCCTCCCCGTTCCGCCGCGGCACGATGGCCTGCACCGGCATCGAGTTCTGCAAGCTGGCCATCGTCGAGACCAAGGCGCGCGGCTCCTCACTGATCGACGAACTCGAGCGCCGGCTCCCGGAGTTCGAGGAGCCGATCACGATCAACATCAACGGCTGCCCGAACGCCTGCGCCCGGATCCAGGTCGCCGACATCGGCCTCAAGGGCCAGCTCGTGCTGGACGACGAGGGCAACCAGGTGGAGGGCTACCAGGTGCACCTGGGCGGCGCACTGGGCCTGGAGGCCGGCTTCGGCCGCAAGGTCCGGGGGCTGAAGGTCACCGCGGACGAGCTGCCCGACTACGTCGAGCGCGTCCTGAAGCGCTTCCAGGCCGAGCGTACGGACGGCGAGCGCTTCGCGCAGTGGGTGACGCGGGCGAGCGAGGAGGCGCTGTCGTGA
- a CDS encoding DpnI domain-containing protein translates to MSERAAPFYCPYCGDEDLHPAEQGHGAWECRSCNRAFQLKFLGLLARGLRTEHREGGPS, encoded by the coding sequence GTGAGCGAACGCGCCGCACCGTTCTACTGCCCCTACTGCGGGGACGAGGACCTGCACCCCGCGGAGCAGGGCCACGGCGCCTGGGAGTGCCGGTCGTGCAACCGCGCGTTCCAGCTGAAGTTCCTGGGCCTGCTGGCCCGGGGGCTGCGGACCGAGCACCGTGAGGGAGGCCCTTCGTGA